TGTGAGGCGAACGGCAGCCGTCCGCCAAGGCCGGAGCAGACAGGCGGAGCAGCCCCGAGCGCCCCGAAATGGCCTCCGGGACCGGTGGTAGCGTCCGCGCGCCATGGCCGAGGACGTCACCGTCGCCGTCGAGGACTCCGTCGCCACGGTCGAGTTCCACCGTCCTCCGAACAACTTCTTCGACGTCGAACTCATCCGTGCGTTGGTCGACGCCGTGTTCGCGCTCGACGACGATCCCGAGTGCCGCGCCATCGTGCTCTGCTCGGAGGGCAAGAACTTCTGCGCGGGCGCCGACCTCGGTCCGCAGTCCGACCTCGTGGACCAGACCGCAGATCTCTACGCGCAGGCCGTGCAGCTCTTCTCGGCTCGCAAGCCGATCGTCGCCGCGGTGCAGGGAGCCGCGGTGGGAGGTGGACTCGGACTCGCGCTGGCAGCCGACTTCCGCGTCGCCACGCCGGAGTCGCGGTTCAGCTGTAACTTCGCGAAGCTCGGCTTCCACCAGGGGTTCGGCATCTCGGTGACCCTGCCCGCGATCGTCGGCCAGCAACGTGCGCTCGAGCTGATGTACACCGGCGGCCAGGCGAGGGGCGCCGAAGCGCTCGCGATCGGACTGTGCGACCGCCTCACCAGCCCGGAGGACCTGCGCGACGCAACGCGGGAGCTTGCGACCGAGATCGCGGCGTCGGGTCCGCTCGCGGTGCTGGCCATCCGCGAGACCATGCGCGGCGATCTCGCGCACAAGGTGCGCGAAGCAACGAAGCGCGAACACGAAGCGCAGCAGACACTCCGACAAACCGACGACTTCCGTGAGGGTGTCGCCGCGATGGCCGAGCGACGCCTGCCGAGCTTCACAGGGCAGTAACGCGGTGGCACCGCACGCGCCGGCCGGCATCGACTTCGACGGACTTGCCCCGTGGTTCACCGCGAACGTGCCGCAGTTCCGGCCGCCCTTCACGGCCGAACAGATCGTAGGTGGACGTTCCAACATCACGGTCCGGCTCACCGATGCCGACGGACGCGACTGCATCATCCGACGACCACCGCTCCACAGCGTGCTGGCTACTGCGCACGACGTTGGCCGCGAGTATCGCATCATCCATGCGCTCGGCCCGACCGACGTGCCGGTCCCCGAGGCGTTCGGCAACTGCACCGACGAGGCCGTCATCGGCGCGCCGTTCTACGTGATGGAGTACGTCGAGGGCATCGTCCTCAACGACGTCGGCACTGCGTTGCACACACTCGACGAAGCCGCTCGGCGGAACGCGAGCAACTCGGTCGTCGACGCGCATGTCTCGCTCCACGCGGTCGACGTCAATGCGGTAGGTCTCGGTGACCTCGCGCGCAAGGACGACTACATCGGTCGCCAACTCCGGCGCTGGCACCGGCAGTACGAGCAGACAAAGACGAGCGACGTTCCCGGGCTCGAACGCGTCTACAAGTTCCTGTCGGAGCGCATCCCGGAGCAACGAGAGAGCACCATCGTGCACGGCGACCTGCGGCTCGGAAACTGCATCATCGACCAGCACGGCACCGTGCTCGCGGTGCTCGACTGGGAGCTGTGCACGCTCGGTGACCCGCTCGCCGACATCGGGTACCTGCTCGCGACGTCGCCGGAACCGAGCGACGACGTGATCTCCGACAACTACTCCCCCACCATCGCGCCGGGATTCGCGACACGCGCCGAGGTGGCCGAGCGATACCAACGCGCGTCCGGTCGCGATCTCTCCCAGATCGAGTACTACATCGCGTTCTCGCAGTGGAAGCTGGCGTGCATCCTCCAGGGAGTGCTGGTGCGAGCGGAGGCCGGGGCGCAGGGCGAACGGGCCGGCGATCTCGATCCAATGCGAAGCCGTATCGAGATGTGCGTGATGCTCGCCGAGCGGCACGCCTCGAGGTTGTAGAAGGAGGTTCTGCAATGACGACGAATACCACGACCGTCGCCGGATACAGCCACGTCACCGTGATGGTCGACGACCTCGACGCGGCCGTCACCTTCTATTGCGATGTCCTCGGCTTCGAGGTGTTGCCGCGGCCCGCGGAGTTCGGCCCCGGTGCGTGGCTCCAGGTGGGCTCCGCCCAGCTCCACATCGGCGTTGTCGACCGGATGCCCGAAAAGGGCCGCGGGCTCCCGCACTTCGCGCTCCTGGTACCGGCCGATGTCTTCGACACGACCATGGCCGCGCTCGAAGAACGCGGCATCCCCTTCCTCATGGGTCCGAGTGCCCGTACCGACTTCGGCCGCCCCGTGCGCGCCGCCTTCATCCAGGACCCGTCCGGGAACGCGATCGAGCTCCCCGACGTCGACCCCGCCCCATTATCCGCACCCGCCCTACCTGCTTGATGGGTCGCTCACTCCGCGCCGGGATACCGGGCTCGTAGCCGTTCGCTCGTAGGGTGTCGCCCTTGGATCG
The sequence above is a segment of the Acidimicrobiia bacterium genome. Coding sequences within it:
- a CDS encoding enoyl-CoA hydratase/isomerase family protein, whose amino-acid sequence is MAEDVTVAVEDSVATVEFHRPPNNFFDVELIRALVDAVFALDDDPECRAIVLCSEGKNFCAGADLGPQSDLVDQTADLYAQAVQLFSARKPIVAAVQGAAVGGGLGLALAADFRVATPESRFSCNFAKLGFHQGFGISVTLPAIVGQQRALELMYTGGQARGAEALAIGLCDRLTSPEDLRDATRELATEIAASGPLAVLAIRETMRGDLAHKVREATKREHEAQQTLRQTDDFREGVAAMAERRLPSFTGQ
- a CDS encoding phosphotransferase family protein, whose product is MAPHAPAGIDFDGLAPWFTANVPQFRPPFTAEQIVGGRSNITVRLTDADGRDCIIRRPPLHSVLATAHDVGREYRIIHALGPTDVPVPEAFGNCTDEAVIGAPFYVMEYVEGIVLNDVGTALHTLDEAARRNASNSVVDAHVSLHAVDVNAVGLGDLARKDDYIGRQLRRWHRQYEQTKTSDVPGLERVYKFLSERIPEQRESTIVHGDLRLGNCIIDQHGTVLAVLDWELCTLGDPLADIGYLLATSPEPSDDVISDNYSPTIAPGFATRAEVAERYQRASGRDLSQIEYYIAFSQWKLACILQGVLVRAEAGAQGERAGDLDPMRSRIEMCVMLAERHASRL
- a CDS encoding VOC family protein — translated: MTTNTTTVAGYSHVTVMVDDLDAAVTFYCDVLGFEVLPRPAEFGPGAWLQVGSAQLHIGVVDRMPEKGRGLPHFALLVPADVFDTTMAALEERGIPFLMGPSARTDFGRPVRAAFIQDPSGNAIELPDVDPAPLSAPALPA